The following are from one region of the Muntiacus reevesi chromosome 3, mMunRee1.1, whole genome shotgun sequence genome:
- the TAGAP gene encoding T-cell activation Rho GTPase-activating protein isoform X1 — MASKPCVTEFPSREVKEVWLEALRGQSQGHTGAKFITEPSARTPMKLTSSCHASKTLNACDMETLIECQSEGNIKEHPLLASCESEDNICQLIEIKKRKKVSNWLFLMRRLSSSSDVSAASEPELKTSLFEQPLSAICSDNTLPGPIQDILTILCLKGPSTEGIFRKAANEKARKELKEELNSGSMVDLKSLPVHLLAVVLKDFLRSIPLKLLSCDLFEEWMGALAKQSEEDRIEALKQVADKLPRPNHLLLKHLVSVLHVISKNSEVNRMDASNLAICIGPNVLSPENEHNLSLEARRDLNDKVKTLVEFLIDNCFEIFGEDFPAHSRIASDESLEHTDSSDMSTLQNDSAYDSNDPDHDVEPAGSPSSQPPEPPELAAGRSEPRAPLRPWEPVVSTTARLKGFLGQADRRYSDPSAASSPECLDVRRANPKLTRSEDDFTAVAHTTSRFAGEEAEDPFPEEVFPAAEGRAQWPRDLGERSPTQDSASRCAQVPKAASSGSLDAFSDSSPLASPSSPKRNFFTRHQSFTKAEKSKPNREIKKHSMSFSFASHQRVLTKTRSFGAAKPKGCPRDPEKRGSKKESQLAGRIVQESSSDAPGRAALGFNSGAYTLSVEDVFQLVDQRHPGRPPSYEEAVRLQALELAPRGGQTVGSLRARVLSLDAGLLPPLPARPHGDSRNSRGPEPLDGLRRGPGTEPWRQSWTDCAPGAAAGQVRVPGTPELQRLRSASESQQKGRQALLARRCSQPVFDAEQLRFAKESYI; from the exons ttcacgGGAGGTAAAAGAAGTCTGGCTGGAGGCCCTCCGAGG ACAGAGCCAAGGCCACACAGGAGCAAAATTCATCACTGAACCGTCAGCCCGAACTCCAATGAAGTTGACAAGCAGCTGCCATGCG TCAAAAACACTAAATGCCTGTGATATGGAGACATTAATTGAATGTCAATCAGAG ggtAATATCAAGGAACATCCTCTGTTGGCATCATGTGAGAGTGAAGATAATATCTGCCAGCTAATTG AaatcaagaagagaaagaaggtgtCTAACTGGCTCTTTCTCATGAGAAGGCTCTCTTCTTCATCAGATGTTTCTGCAGCTTCGGAGCCAGAATTGAAGACATCCCTTTTCGAGCAGCCCTTGTCAGCCATCTGCAGTGACAACACGCTCCCGGGACCCATTCAG GATATTCTCACTATTCTATGCCTTAAAGGCCCTTCCACTGAAGGAATATTCAGGAAAGCAGCCAATGAGAAAGCCCGCAAGGAGCTGAAGGAGGAGCTCAACTCCGGAAGCATGGTGGACCTGAAAAGCCTCCCTGTGCACCTCCTGGCTGTGGTCCTCAAG GATTTCCTCAGAAGTATTCCGCTGAAGCTCCTGTCCTGTGACCTGTTTGAGGAGTGGATGGGCGCCCTGGCCAAGCAGAGCGAGGAGGACCGGATCGAGGCGCTGAAACA GGTTGCAGACAAGCTCCCCCGGCCCAACCACCTGCTGCTCAAGCACCTGGTGTCCGTGCTCCATGTGATCAGCAAGAACTCTGAGGTCAACCGGATGGACGCCAGCAATCTCGCCATCTGCATCGGGCCCAACGTGCTGAGCCCGGAAAACGAGCACAACCTATCGCTGGAAGCCCGGAGAGACCTGAACGATAAG GTTAAGACACTGGTGGAATTCCTCATCGATAACTGCTTTGAAATATTTGGGGAAGACTTTCCAGCACATTCCAGAATTGCTTCTGACGAGTCCCTGGAACACACGGACAGTTCAG ACATGTCGACCCTGCAGAACGACTCGGCCTACGACAGCAACGACCCTGACCACGACGTGGAGCCTGCGGGCTCCCCAAGCTCGCAGCCCCCAGAGCCCCCGGAGCTGGCTGCTGGCCGCTCGGAGCCCAGAGCCCCGCTGCGCCCTTGGGAGCCCGTGGTCAGCACCACGGCCAGACTGAAGGGCTTCCTTGGGCAAGCGGACAGGAGGTACTCGGACCCCAGCGCCGCATCCTCCCCGGAGTGCCTCGACGTCAGAAGAGCAAACCCGAAACTCACGCGAAGCGAGGACGACTTCACCGCGGTGGCCCACACCACCTCCCGCTTTGCCGGCGAGGAAGCCGAGGACCCGTTTCCCGAGGAGGTGTTTCCTGCAGCCGAAGGCCGGGCGCAGTGGCCCCGGGACCTGGGGGAGCGCAGCCCGACTCAGGACTCGGCGTCACGGTGCGCGCAGGTCCCCAAAGCCGCCTCCAGTGGCTCCCTGGACGCTTTCTCCGACAGCTCGCCCCTGGCCTCTCCTTCCAGCCCCAAAAGAAACTTCTTCACCCGACACCAGTCTTTCACCAAGGCTGAGAAAAGCAAGCCCAACCGAGAAATTAAAAAGCACTCCATGTCATTCTCCTTCGCCTCCCACCAAAGAGTGCTGACCAAGACGCGCAGCTTTGGAGCCGCGAAGCCCAAGGGCTGCCCCCGAGACCCAGAGAAGCGAGGTTCCAAGAAAGAAAGCCAGCTCGCCGGCCGGATCGTCCAGGAAAGCTCGTCGGACGCCCCCGGCCGAGCCGCGCTGGGCTTTAACTCGGGGGCCTACACCCTCTCGGTGGAGGATGTGTTCCAGCTGGTGGATCAGAGGCACCCCGGCCGCCCCCCGTCTTACGAGGAGGCCGTGCGGCTCCAGGCGCTGGAGCTCGCCCCGCGCGGGGGCCAGACGGTGGGCAGCCTGCGGGCCCGCGTGCTGAGCCTGGACGCGGGGCTGCTGCCTCCGCTCCCCGCCCGCCCCCACGGGGACTCGAGAAACAGCCGCGGGCCGGAGCCCCTGGACGGGCTCCGACGGGGGCCGGGGACCGAGCCCTGGAGGCAGAGCTGGACCGACTGCGCCCCTGGGGCCGCGGCAGGACAGGTGCGGGTCCCCGGGACACCCGAGCTGCAGCGGCTGAGAAGCGCCTCCGAGTCGCAGCAGAAGGGCAGGCAGGCCCTGCTGGCCCGGCGGTGTAGCCAGCCCGTGTTTGACGCCGAGCAGCTCCGATTTGCCAAGGAATCCTACATCTAG
- the TAGAP gene encoding T-cell activation Rho GTPase-activating protein isoform X2: protein MRRLSSSSDVSAASEPELKTSLFEQPLSAICSDNTLPGPIQDILTILCLKGPSTEGIFRKAANEKARKELKEELNSGSMVDLKSLPVHLLAVVLKDFLRSIPLKLLSCDLFEEWMGALAKQSEEDRIEALKQVADKLPRPNHLLLKHLVSVLHVISKNSEVNRMDASNLAICIGPNVLSPENEHNLSLEARRDLNDKVKTLVEFLIDNCFEIFGEDFPAHSRIASDESLEHTDSSDMSTLQNDSAYDSNDPDHDVEPAGSPSSQPPEPPELAAGRSEPRAPLRPWEPVVSTTARLKGFLGQADRRYSDPSAASSPECLDVRRANPKLTRSEDDFTAVAHTTSRFAGEEAEDPFPEEVFPAAEGRAQWPRDLGERSPTQDSASRCAQVPKAASSGSLDAFSDSSPLASPSSPKRNFFTRHQSFTKAEKSKPNREIKKHSMSFSFASHQRVLTKTRSFGAAKPKGCPRDPEKRGSKKESQLAGRIVQESSSDAPGRAALGFNSGAYTLSVEDVFQLVDQRHPGRPPSYEEAVRLQALELAPRGGQTVGSLRARVLSLDAGLLPPLPARPHGDSRNSRGPEPLDGLRRGPGTEPWRQSWTDCAPGAAAGQVRVPGTPELQRLRSASESQQKGRQALLARRCSQPVFDAEQLRFAKESYI, encoded by the exons ATGAGAAGGCTCTCTTCTTCATCAGATGTTTCTGCAGCTTCGGAGCCAGAATTGAAGACATCCCTTTTCGAGCAGCCCTTGTCAGCCATCTGCAGTGACAACACGCTCCCGGGACCCATTCAG GATATTCTCACTATTCTATGCCTTAAAGGCCCTTCCACTGAAGGAATATTCAGGAAAGCAGCCAATGAGAAAGCCCGCAAGGAGCTGAAGGAGGAGCTCAACTCCGGAAGCATGGTGGACCTGAAAAGCCTCCCTGTGCACCTCCTGGCTGTGGTCCTCAAG GATTTCCTCAGAAGTATTCCGCTGAAGCTCCTGTCCTGTGACCTGTTTGAGGAGTGGATGGGCGCCCTGGCCAAGCAGAGCGAGGAGGACCGGATCGAGGCGCTGAAACA GGTTGCAGACAAGCTCCCCCGGCCCAACCACCTGCTGCTCAAGCACCTGGTGTCCGTGCTCCATGTGATCAGCAAGAACTCTGAGGTCAACCGGATGGACGCCAGCAATCTCGCCATCTGCATCGGGCCCAACGTGCTGAGCCCGGAAAACGAGCACAACCTATCGCTGGAAGCCCGGAGAGACCTGAACGATAAG GTTAAGACACTGGTGGAATTCCTCATCGATAACTGCTTTGAAATATTTGGGGAAGACTTTCCAGCACATTCCAGAATTGCTTCTGACGAGTCCCTGGAACACACGGACAGTTCAG ACATGTCGACCCTGCAGAACGACTCGGCCTACGACAGCAACGACCCTGACCACGACGTGGAGCCTGCGGGCTCCCCAAGCTCGCAGCCCCCAGAGCCCCCGGAGCTGGCTGCTGGCCGCTCGGAGCCCAGAGCCCCGCTGCGCCCTTGGGAGCCCGTGGTCAGCACCACGGCCAGACTGAAGGGCTTCCTTGGGCAAGCGGACAGGAGGTACTCGGACCCCAGCGCCGCATCCTCCCCGGAGTGCCTCGACGTCAGAAGAGCAAACCCGAAACTCACGCGAAGCGAGGACGACTTCACCGCGGTGGCCCACACCACCTCCCGCTTTGCCGGCGAGGAAGCCGAGGACCCGTTTCCCGAGGAGGTGTTTCCTGCAGCCGAAGGCCGGGCGCAGTGGCCCCGGGACCTGGGGGAGCGCAGCCCGACTCAGGACTCGGCGTCACGGTGCGCGCAGGTCCCCAAAGCCGCCTCCAGTGGCTCCCTGGACGCTTTCTCCGACAGCTCGCCCCTGGCCTCTCCTTCCAGCCCCAAAAGAAACTTCTTCACCCGACACCAGTCTTTCACCAAGGCTGAGAAAAGCAAGCCCAACCGAGAAATTAAAAAGCACTCCATGTCATTCTCCTTCGCCTCCCACCAAAGAGTGCTGACCAAGACGCGCAGCTTTGGAGCCGCGAAGCCCAAGGGCTGCCCCCGAGACCCAGAGAAGCGAGGTTCCAAGAAAGAAAGCCAGCTCGCCGGCCGGATCGTCCAGGAAAGCTCGTCGGACGCCCCCGGCCGAGCCGCGCTGGGCTTTAACTCGGGGGCCTACACCCTCTCGGTGGAGGATGTGTTCCAGCTGGTGGATCAGAGGCACCCCGGCCGCCCCCCGTCTTACGAGGAGGCCGTGCGGCTCCAGGCGCTGGAGCTCGCCCCGCGCGGGGGCCAGACGGTGGGCAGCCTGCGGGCCCGCGTGCTGAGCCTGGACGCGGGGCTGCTGCCTCCGCTCCCCGCCCGCCCCCACGGGGACTCGAGAAACAGCCGCGGGCCGGAGCCCCTGGACGGGCTCCGACGGGGGCCGGGGACCGAGCCCTGGAGGCAGAGCTGGACCGACTGCGCCCCTGGGGCCGCGGCAGGACAGGTGCGGGTCCCCGGGACACCCGAGCTGCAGCGGCTGAGAAGCGCCTCCGAGTCGCAGCAGAAGGGCAGGCAGGCCCTGCTGGCCCGGCGGTGTAGCCAGCCCGTGTTTGACGCCGAGCAGCTCCGATTTGCCAAGGAATCCTACATCTAG